From Ictidomys tridecemlineatus isolate mIctTri1 chromosome 2, mIctTri1.hap1, whole genome shotgun sequence, the proteins below share one genomic window:
- the Oas1 gene encoding 2'-5'-oligoadenylate synthase 1, whose amino-acid sequence MALRSVWASDLDKYIEDHLLPDTRFRKEVKKAIHIICSFLKERCFQGASHRVRVSKVVKGGSSGKGTTLRGRSDADLVVFLENLTSFEDQLEHRGLFITEIKRQLEACPKEKFDVKFRIQNSRWSNPRVLSFVLSSSDLSEEVEFDVLPAFDALGHLTKGYRPSPQIYVKLIQECISWEREGEFSTCFTELQRAFLKQRPTKLKSLIRLVKHWFQLCKEKLGKPLPPQYALELLTVYAWERGSGESEFKMAQGFQTVLRLVIDYRQLCIYWTKYYDFEEPIIGTYLTQQLEKPRPVILDPADPTGNVGGGDPTGWYRLAQEAKAWLKLPCFRKRDGSPVGIWDVPHMADLETAWPFQQRGYIRTAEDADLWCQSEYQADPLPQEDGNWTCTIL is encoded by the exons ATGGCGCTCAGAAGCGTCTGGGCCTCAGACCTAGATAAGTACATCGAAGACCATCTCCTGCCGGACACACGATTCCGCAAGGAAGTCAAAAAGGCCATCCACATCATCTGCAGTTTCTTAAAGGAAAGGTGTTTCCAAGGTGCTTCCCACCGCGTGCGGGTGTCTAAGGTGGTCAAG ggtgGCTCCTCGGGCAAAGGCACTACCCTCAGAGGCCGGTCTGATGCGGACCTGGTTGTCTTCCTTGAAAATCTCACCAGTTTTGAGGATCAGTTAGAACACCGGGGATTGTTCATCACAGAAATTAAGAGACAACTGGAAGCATGTCCGAAAGAGAAGTTTGATGTGAAGTTTCGGATCCAGAATTCACGATGGTCCAATCCCCGGGTGCTCAGCTTCGTGCTGAGTTCCTCTGACCTCAGTGAAGAGGTGGAGTTTGATGTGCTGCCCGCTTTTGATGCCCTGG GTCATTTAACGAAAGGCTACAGACCCAGCCCCCAGATCTATGTCAAGCTCATCCAGGAGTGCATCTCCTGGGAGCGAGAGGGCGAGTTCTCCACCTGCTTCACAGAGCTACAGCGAGCCTTCCTAAAGCAGCGTCCCACCAAGCTCAAGAGCCTCATCCGTCTGGTCAAGCACTGGTTCCAACTG TGTAAGGAGAAGCTCGGAAAGCCGCTGCCACCTCAGTATGCCCTGGAGTTGCTCACAGTCTACGCATGGGAGCGTGGGAGTGGAGAATCTGAGTTCAAAATGGCTCAGGGATTTCAGACCGTCTTGAGATTAGTCATAGACTACCGGCAGCTTTGCATCTACTGGACGAAATATTACGACTTTGAAGAACCCATTATCGGAACCTACTTAACCCAGCAGCTCGAGAAACCCAG GCCTGTGATTCTGGACCCCGCCGACCCTACAGGAAATGTGGGAGGTGGAGATCCAACGGGCTGGTATCGGCTGGCGCAGGAGGCCAAAGCCTGGCTGAAGTTACCGTGCTTTCGGAAACGGGATGGGTCCCCAGTGGGCATCTGGGACGTGCCG CACATGGCGGACCTTGAGACTGCGTGGCCATTTCAGCAGAGGGGCTACATCAGGACAGCCGAAGACGCTGACCTCTGGTGCCAGAGCGAATACCAGGCAGACCCCCTTCCCCAGGAGGACGGGAACTGGACGTGCACCATCCTGTGA